The segment ACGTGGTTGACCTCGGTTGCGGCGATTTCAATGTCGGCAGCCGTATCCGGCCGGCTTGCGCACGCTATGTTGCTTGCGACGTGGTGGAGGCAGTCATCCAGTCGAACCGCACCAGGTTCTTCTCCAGTCTTGATGTGGACTTCCGGTGCCTCGACATCACAAGCGAGCCCTGGCCGAGAGGTGACGTCGTTTTCCTGCGCCAGGTGCTCGATCATCTGGACAACGCACGCATTGCCGGCGTGCTTGCCAGCCTGACGCCATACAAGAGCCTGATTCTGACTGAGTATTTGCCTCTGGCACCCGATTTCCCGCCAAATCTCGACAAGCCGATCGGTCCTGGTCTCCGGATTTGGGGCGCTATACCAAGCGGAATCGTGGTGACGGAGCCGCCGTTCGAGCTGAAAGCCTTGTCGACGCAGATACTCTGTGAGGTGCAGGACAACGTAGGCGTCATTCGTACCATCGCGTACGAACTGCCTCGGCAAACCTGACTGAACCTCTGCCAAGATGTAATGTGCCGTCCTTGACGGTGCCAGGGGCAAGGGATTTTGACGTAGGAGGCCAGGGCCGGTTCGAGGCCCGGCAGTGCGGCAGCGACGGCCCAGGCGGCAGTTCGGGTCCGGTTAATCGGATGATCGGCGATGCGGCCCAGCACTTGGCGCGGGTAGTCTTGGTGCTGAGGCCGCTGAGCTGGCTGTGCCAATGAGCGTGTACCCCCTGCGCCCGAAAAGAGGCGGTCACGCAATCTGCTCGATTTGCTCCTGCAACTCCAGCCACTTCTCCTCAAGCGTCTCCAGCTCGCCGTTGACCTCGCCCTGGCGCTTGAGCATCTCCATCAGCCTGGTCTTGTTGGCTTCGGCATAACTGCTTTCATCGGCCATGAACTGGTCGATCTCCTCCTTGGCGGCTTGCAGCACCGCCATGCGCTTTTCCACCTTTTCCAATTCTTTGGTCAACGGCTTGCGCAGTGCTGACAGCCGCTGGCGCTCGTCGGCTTCCGCGCGGCGCTGGTCCTTGCGGTTGACCGCCGCGGTGGCATCGCCGGCGTTCTCTGCCAGGTGCGCGGCGGTGGCGGCATTGCGCTTGGCCGCGGCCTGTTGCAGCAGCCAGTCGCGGTAGTCGTCCAGGTCGCCGTCGAACGGCTTGATGGTGCCGTCGGCCACCAGCATGAACTGGTCGGCGGTCGCGCGCAGCAGATGCCGGTCGTGCGACACCAGGATCAGCGTGCCTTCGAACTGCGCCAGCGCCATGGTCAGCGCCTCGCGGGTGTCGAGGTCCAGGTGGTTGGTCGGCTCGTCCAGCAGCAGCAGGTTGGGCTTCTGCCAGACGATCAGCGCCAGCGCCAGGCGGGCCTTCTCGCCGCCTGAGAACGGTTCGATCGGCGAAGTGGCCATGTCGCCGCGGAAGTTGAAGCTGCCGAGGAAGTCGCGCAGTTCCTGCTCGCGGGTATCGGGTGCCAGCCGCGCCAGGTGCTGCAGCGGCGAGTCGTGGTCGCGCAGCGTCTCCAGCTGGTGCTGGGCGAAGTAGCCGATCTGCAGGCCCTTGCCCAGGCGCAGGTTGCCCTTGAGCGGATCCTGCGTGCCCGCCAGCGTCTTGACCAGCGTCGACTTGCCCTGGCCGTTGGCGCCGAGCAGGCCGATGCGCTGGCCGTTCTGGATCGACAGCGCCAGGTTGTGCAGGATGGTGACGGGCGGCTCGGCCTCGGCATAGCCGCAATCGACACCGTCGAGCACCATCATCGGGTTGGGGGCGGCGTCGGGTTCGCGGAACTCGAAAGCGAAGCCGGCGGCCACGTGCACCGGCGCCAGCCGCTCCATCTTTTCCAGCGCCTTGACGCGGCTCTGCGCCTGGCGCGCCTTGGTCGCCTTGGCCTTGAAGCGCGTGATGAACGATTCCAGGTGCGCGATTTCCTTCTGCTGGCGCACGTAGGCGGATTGCTGCTGCGCCATCTGCTGCAGGCGCAGGGTCTCGAACAGCGTGTAGTTGCCGCCGTAGCGGCGCAGTTGCTGGTTCTCGATATGCACGGTGACGTTGCAGATCGCATCGAGGAATTCGCGGTCGTGCGAAATCATCACCAGCGTGCCGGGATAGCGCGCCAGCCAGTCTTCCAGCCAGACGATGGCGTCCAGGTC is part of the Cupriavidus necator genome and harbors:
- a CDS encoding ATP-binding cassette domain-containing protein, with product MIRIDQLVLQRGTKVLFDHTSVTLNPGERVGLVGANGSGKSTLFALLRGELHPDGGDVIVPAQWRVAHVAQETPAVSRTAVDYVIDGDTRLREIEGAIAAAQASGNGSAEGEAHAAFADADGYTAPARAEALLLGLGFTLAQVSQPVASFSGGWRMRLNLAQALMCPSDLLLLDEPTNHLDLDAIVWLEDWLARYPGTLVMISHDREFLDAICNVTVHIENQQLRRYGGNYTLFETLRLQQMAQQQSAYVRQQKEIAHLESFITRFKAKATKARQAQSRVKALEKMERLAPVHVAAGFAFEFREPDAAPNPMMVLDGVDCGYAEAEPPVTILHNLALSIQNGQRIGLLGANGQGKSTLVKTLAGTQDPLKGNLRLGKGLQIGYFAQHQLETLRDHDSPLQHLARLAPDTREQELRDFLGSFNFRGDMATSPIEPFSGGEKARLALALIVWQKPNLLLLDEPTNHLDLDTREALTMALAQFEGTLILVSHDRHLLRATADQFMLVADGTIKPFDGDLDDYRDWLLQQAAAKRNAATAAHLAENAGDATAAVNRKDQRRAEADERQRLSALRKPLTKELEKVEKRMAVLQAAKEEIDQFMADESSYAEANKTRLMEMLKRQGEVNGELETLEEKWLELQEQIEQIA
- a CDS encoding class I SAM-dependent methyltransferase; the encoded protein is MNTSSIPTKPLRAVLMQRLKQRLKPYTPAWLLKYHHDRTIRKDRALYQGKALREVFSHVYETGGWGVAKDHSGFYSGSSSHDPAIVDTYVEAVTAYLGSLPYRPDVVDLGCGDFNVGSRIRPACARYVACDVVEAVIQSNRTRFFSSLDVDFRCLDITSEPWPRGDVVFLRQVLDHLDNARIAGVLASLTPYKSLILTEYLPLAPDFPPNLDKPIGPGLRIWGAIPSGIVVTEPPFELKALSTQILCEVQDNVGVIRTIAYELPRQT